A region from the Candidatus Krumholzibacteriia bacterium genome encodes:
- a CDS encoding type II toxin-antitoxin system RelE/ParE family toxin — MPSYRLSPDAVDDLLQIARHTTETWGVDQANRYATSLEQCFLSIAAGTTVTRRPIPSRPELCVCRCEHHYVFALREESDSVMIVAVLHEKMGLMVRLRDRLEGL, encoded by the coding sequence ATGCCTAGCTACCGGCTGTCTCCCGACGCCGTAGACGACCTCCTCCAGATCGCGCGCCACACGACCGAAACGTGGGGTGTCGACCAGGCGAATCGGTACGCGACGTCACTCGAACAGTGCTTCCTCTCGATCGCAGCCGGAACAACGGTCACGCGGCGTCCGATTCCCTCGAGGCCGGAGCTGTGCGTCTGCCGGTGCGAGCACCACTACGTGTTCGCTCTGCGCGAAGAGAGCGACTCGGTGATGATCGTCGCGGTGCTCCACGAAAAGATGGGCCTGATGGTTCGACTGCGCGATCGGCTGGAGGGTCTGTAG